Proteins from a genomic interval of Drosophila melanogaster chromosome 2R:
- the NaPi-T gene encoding Na[+]-dependent inorganic phosphate cotransporter, isoform B, translating to MGQVEARTVLWYMTFIGFIVNYMIRINLNITIVDMIAGKGAITSNETHENSTDLAALAEMNERFSLERWFLDWANIPYEKNGFHWNEKQQGALLGSFFWAHWTLQIPGGILATKYGTKLVFGWSNGIGVFCCFLIPIVSYWSYTGLIILRVFQGWITGLAWPSMHVLTAKWIPPNERSKFVSAYLGSSVGVALFYPIFGYIIDWTRWEWVYYICGIVGTLWFIAWQFLVFDSPAEHPRIADSERKFIEKSLGASIQGSKGPTPWKAIATSRPVWLNVVAQWGGIWGLFTLMTHAPTYFRLIHHWNIRATGFLSGLPHLMRMLFAYVFSIFADYLLRTDKMSRTNVRKLATFICCGTKGLIVLALAYFGYNATAAIVLVTVATMLHGAVSSGPLASMVDLSPNYAGIVLGVSGMIGGMPGFISPFIVGQLTHNNQTIDAWKNVFLLTSLMLTGSGILYVLFSESKLQPWNSGCHQLPDSGLKELQNLGRDQDDEEEKKPLKSDHDKETPIVAEQETKTKSDCDEK from the exons ATGGGCCAAG TCGAGGCGCGCACTGTGCTGTGGTACATGACATTCATCGGTTTCATCGTGAACTACATGATCCGGATCAATCTGAACATTACCATTGTGGACATGATTGCCGGGAAGGGTGCTATTACCTCAAATGAAACCCACGAGAACTCTACGGACTTGGCTGCCCTTGCGGAAATGAATGAACGATTTTCGCTGGAGCGTTGGTTTTTGGACTGGGCGAAT ATTCCGTACGAAAAGAATGGATTTCACTGGAACGAGAAGCAGCAGGGCGCTCTGTTGGGATCATTTTTCTGGGCCCACTGGACACTGCAGATTCCCGGCGGCATCTTGGCCACCAAATATGGTACTAAACTGGTGTTTGGTTGGTCCAATGGCATCGGTGTGTTCTGCTGTTTCCTTATACCAATCGTATCGTACTGGAGCTACACGGGCTTGATTATCCTGCGAGTATTCCAGGGGTGGATAACG gGCTTGGCCTGGCCATCGATGCACGTGCTCACTGCCAAATGGATTCCGCCCAACGAGCGCAGCAAGTTTGTCAGTGCTTACTTGGGCAGttctgtgggcgtggccctgTTCTATCCGATCTTCGGCTACATCATCGATTGGACACGGTGGGAGTGGGTCTACTATATCTGCGGAATCGTGGGCACTCTCTGGTTCATCGCCTGGCAGTTCCTTGTGTTCGATAGTCCCGCTGAGCATCCCCGCATCGCTGACTCGGAGAGAAAGTTCATCGAGAAGTCCTTGGGTGCCTCCATTCAGGGCAGCAAGGGACCCACACCCTGGAAGGCGATTGCCACCTCTCGTCCCGTTTGGCTGAATGTGGTCGCCCAATGGGGTGGCATCTGGGGTCTCTTCACTTTGATGACCCATGCGCCGACTTACTTCAGACTGATTCACCACTGGAACATTCGAGCG ACTGGCTTCCTGTCCGGACTGCCGCATCTTATGAGAATGCTCTTCGCCTACGTCTTCTCCATATTCGCCGACTATCTTCTGCGCACGGATAAGATGAGTCGCACAAATGTCCGCAAGTTGGCCACATTCATTT GCTGTGGCACTAAAGGCTTAATCGTATTAGCACTAGCTTACTTTGGCTACAACGCGACGGCTGCCATCGTGTTGGTCACAGTGGCCACCATGCTTCACGGCGCCGTGTCCTCGGGTCCCTTGGCCTCCATGGTCGATCTGTCGCCAAACTATGCGGGCATTGTCCTGGGCGTGAGTGGAATGATTGGTGGAATGCCGGGCTTCATATCGCCCTTCATCGTGGGCCAACTTACTCACAATAAT CAAACCATTGATGCCTGGAAGAATGTGTTCCTGCTCACCTCGTTGATGTTAACAGGCAGTGGCATCTTGTATGTGCTTTTCTCGGAATCCAAATTGCAGCCATGGAACAGTGGCTGTCACCAGTTGCCTGATTCCGGGCTAAAGGAACTTCAGAATCTGGGACGCGATCAGGACGATGAGGAGGAGAAGAAGCCTCTTAAATCTGACCATGATAAGGAAACCCCTATAGTCGCTGAACAGGAGACCAAAACAAAATCTGATTGCGATGAAAAGTGA
- the Pgm2b gene encoding phosphoglucomutase 2b, giving the protein MSISVKRKTVISPQELLKTLELSGEEDLDLQIKNWVMWDRNEATLQQVTEAVRDQDWKALRVRLCHRITYLTTGLRGVMRAGFDSLNDVVIIEVAQGICAYLVDAYPSIQKRQTQGVVVGYDGRYNSKRFAQLIATVFLNNDFKVFLFTRMIPTPFIPFTVVTLQCLAGIVVTASHNVKEDNGIKVYWSNGAQAMAPHDQRIHDYMMNNLEPKPSSWETSLVLDHPLVEDPYRQIYPLFYEALKTLIPPIYLETNECSQLRFIYTALHGVGYPFMREAFYQARLKPVIPVVEQKEADPEFPTLVKPNPEEGKEALKLAIKKADAEHCTLVLANDPDVDRLAVAELDPRGRWKLFNGNELGALLGWWALENYKTRTPKPAVTNCIMIATLVSSRILAAMARVEGFIFVEGMPSFPWMAHRALELEKSGRTVLFAFEECFGYMFGMSLPDKDGIGAAMQLASMACYLRSTRNVTLIEKLREIYDTYGYHSSISSVYMADSPETITSVFDHLRNFTDEEGYPKFILDEEFEVVHIRDLTIGLDTSFSDGKARMPVTPDAQLITFTFTNGYVVTLRSAPNDIKIKLNAEICGLPEEKQWEELHDKLNRMTNAVVEEFLQPEENGLTDASTIQ; this is encoded by the exons ATGTCTATCTCAGTGAAGCGGAAAACGGTGATTTCACCGCAGGAACTCCTGAAGACACTCGAGCTGTCCGGCGAAGAGGACCTCGATCTGCAGATCAAGAACTGGGTGATGTGGGACCGCAACGAGGCGACGCTCCAGCAGGTGACTGAGGCAGTCAGGGATCAGGATTGGAAGGCGTTGCGGGTGAGACTGTGCCATAGGATCACCTATTTGACAACTGGCTTGAGGGGAGTGATGCGCGCAGGCTTCGACTCTTTGAACGATGTGGTGATCATCGAAGTGGCCCAGGGCATCTGCGCCTACCTCGTCGATGCCTATCCAAGCATCCAGAAGAGGCAAACACAGGGCGTGGTCGTTGGCTACGATGGCAGGTACAATAGCAAGCGGTTTGCCCAACTCATCGCCACCGTGTTCCTGAACAACGACTTCAAGGTGTTCCTCTTCACTCGGATGATCCCGACACCCTTTATACCCTTCACCGTCGTCACGCTCCAGTGCCTGGCGGGGATCGTGGTCACTGCCTCCCACAACGTTAAGGAGGACAATGGCATCAAGGTATATTGGTCGAATGGGGCTCAGGCGATGGCACCGCACGATCAGCGGATTCATGACTATATGATGAATAACCTAGAACCAAAGCCTTCGTCCTGGGAAACTTCACTGGTACTTGACCATCCCTTGGTGGAGGATCCCTATCGTCAGATATACCCACTCTTTTACGAGGCTCTCAAGACGCTTATTCCCCCAATTTACCTGGAAACTAATGAGTGCAGCCAGTTGAGGTTCATCTATACAGCTCTTCACGGTGTGGGTTATCCCTTCATGAGGGAGGCCTTCTACCAGGCGCGACTCAAGCCGGTTATTCCCGTCGTGGAACAGAAAGAGGCCGATCCAGAGTTTCCCACCCTCGTTAAACCAAATCCGGAAG AGGGCAAGGAAGCGCTGAAGCTGGCCATAAAGAAGGCGGATGCGGAACACTGCACCTTGGTTCTGGCCAATGATCCGGATGTGGATCGCTTGGCTGTGGCAGAGCTGGATCCGCGTGGCCGCTGGAAGCTGTTCAATGGCAACGAACTGGGTGCCCTGCTCGGCTGGTGGGCACTGGAGAACTACAAGACTAGGACACCCAAGCCAGCAGTGACCAATTGCATAATGATAGCCACACTGGTCAGCTCACGCATCCTGGCGGCAATGGCGAGAGTTGAGGGCTTCATCTTTGTGGAGGGCATGCCCAGTTTCCCCTGGATGGCACATCGCGCCTTGGAGCTGGAAAAGTCTGGAAGAACAGTACTATTTGCATTTGAGGAGTGCTTTGGCtatatgttcggaatgagcctGCCGGATAAGGATGGCATTGGAGCTGCCATGCAGTTGGCCAGCATGGCCTGTTATCTGCGCAGCACTAGAAATGTGACGCTGATCGAGAAGCTAAGGGAGATCTACGATACGTATGGCTACCATTCGTCGATCTCGTCGGTTTATATGGCCGATAGTCCAGAGACAATCACTAGCGTCTTCGATCATTTGCGCAACTTTACGGACGAAGAGGGATATCCGAAGTTCATTCTGGATGAAGAATTCGAAGTGGTTCATATCCGGGATTTGACCATCGGACTGGACACTTCCTTCAGCGATGGAAAGGCTCGTATGCCGGTCACTCCAGATGCCCAGCTAATTACGTTTACCTTCACCAATGGCTATGTGGTTACCCTGCGATCGGCACCCAACGATATTAAGATCAAACTTAATGCGGAGATCTGTGGCTTGCCGGAGGAAAAGCAGTGGGAGGAGCTACACGATAAACTGAACAGGATGACCAATGCCGTGGTGGAGGAGTTTCTTCAACCAGAGGAGAATGGTCTTACGGATGCCTCAACAATTCAATAA
- the CG10209 gene encoding uncharacterized protein, isoform A has translation MDRVTKPQKKMLITLLRETKYMEGKKEKEWYWEKIQAALNTIGPKKTIIQWKKCWRDMRLTTRKKLAELKRCQLSGGSPPPGIELNQEDNDIIDIVGTEYFYEEMNGELKAENFLTGLDYAPEHLCDAILTAAVGHHQHNMQHQKDPQSHAGQQQQQDHHTNDGETNDAPGSSNGGSYQGHPVSQLQAHNGSGGGGEHSGGGQSHSGMLQHPAFHGGLHPHLLRRQHGSGSLSRESPFEEKLLQFMQDAFPKKSKKRKNRDPDKLFLLSLYEEIKRVPEEIRLDVKSELMQILKKYQKKSPVKAEKPAPSSTSTSSKLSSSSSGSSTVTTHLSHSMYQLQKKYEKGEREPSPQSQVERVASAGAVAVPIHTSQQLPLFQLQKKYEENSVEKVHQQQQQQQSEQRKHVEAAQALHAAHQQPPPPPPNEHLHHPQMAHNIMFPLGQLRNEQPTAQQHQHGHNPHQQQQQHPHQQQQQGQQHHPPTIFGSTASERPPMSYENVG, from the exons ATG GATCGAGTGACCAAGCCGCAGAAGAAGATGCTCATCACACTGCTGCGGGAAACCAAGTACATGGAGGGCAAAAAGGAGAAGGAGTGGTATTGGGAGAAGATCCAAGCGGCCCTTAATACTATTGGTCCCAAGAAGACGATTATTCAGTGGAAAAAG TGCTGGCGCGATATGCGACTGACCACAAGGAAAAAGCTGGCGGAACTGAAGCGCTGTCAACTCTCTGGAGGATCTCCACCACCGGGGATCGAACTAAACCAGGAGGACAACGATATCATCGACATTGTGGGCACCGAGTACTTCTACGAGGAGATGAATGGTGAGCTCAAGGCGGAGAACTTCTTGACCGGCTTGGACTACGCCCCGGAGCATCTGTGCGATGCTATTCTCACGGCAGCAGTGGGCCATCACCAGCACAATATGCAGCACCAGAAGGATCCGCAATCGCATGCagggcaacagcagcagcaggatcatCACACCAACGATGGCGAAACCAATGATGCTCCTGGATCAAGCAATGGTGGCTCATATCAGGGACACCCAGTATCCCAGTTGCAGGCGCACAATGGCAGCGGTGGAGGAGGCGAGCATAGCGGCGGTGGTCAATCCCACTCCGGAATGCTCCAGCACCCTGCTTTTCACGGTGGCTTGCATCCACACCTGTTGAGGCGCCAGCATGGAAGTGGATCACTATCCAGAGAGTCGCCATTTGAGGAGAAGCTTCTGCAGTTCATGCAGGATGCATTTCCAAAAAAGAGCAAGAAGCGCAAGAACCGGGATCCCGACAAGCTGTTCCTCTTATCCCTGTACGAAGAGATCAAGAGAGTTCCGGAGGAGATACGCCTTGATGTAAAGTCCGAACTAATGCAGATACTGAAGAAGTATCAGAAGAAGTCGCCTGTCAAAGCGGAGAAGCCCGCGCCCTCCTCTACGTCAACCTCCTCAAAACTCAGCTCTAGCAGCAGTGGCAGTAGCACGGTGACTACTCACTTGTCCCACAGCATGTACCAGTTgcaaaagaaatacgaaaagGGCGAGCGTGAACCATCGCCTCAATCACAGGTAGAGCGAGTAGCATCTGCAGGCGCAGTTGCTGTGCCCATTCATACCTCCCAGCAGCTGCCTCTTTTCCAACTTCAGAAGAAGTACGAGGAGAACAGCGTGGAGAAGGttcatcagcagcaacagcaacagcaaagcGAGCAACGCAAGCATGTGGAGGCCGCTCAGGCCCTTCATGCTGCCCACCAGCAACCGCCTCCACCGCCACCCAATGAGCACCTGCACCACCCCCAGATGGCCCACAACATCATGTTTCCGCTGGGACAGCTTCGCAACGAGCAGCCGACCGCACAGCAACACCAGCATGGCCACAATCcccaccagcaacagcaacagcatccccaccagcagcagcaacagggaCAGCAACACCATCCGCCAACGATCTTCGGATCGACCGCCAGCGAACGGCCTCCAATGTCCTACGAAAATGTCGGATGA
- the CG10209 gene encoding uncharacterized protein, isoform B — translation MDRVTKPQKKMLITLLRETKYMEGKKEKEWYWEKIQAALNTIGPKKTIIQWKKCWRDMRLTTRKKLAELKRCQLSGGSPPPGIELNQEDNDIIDIVGTEYFYEEMNGELKAENFLTGLDYAPEHLCDAILTAAVGHHQHNMQHQKDPQSHAGQQQQQDHHTNDGETNDAPGSSNGGSYQGHPVSQLQAHNGSGGGGEHSGGGQSHSGMLQHPAFHGGLHPHLLRRQHGSGSLSRESPFEEKLLQFMQDAFPKKSKKRKNRDPDKLFLLSLYEEIKRVPEEIRLDVKSELMQILKKYQKKSPVKAEKPAPSSTSTSSKLSSSSSGSSTVTTHLSHSMYQLQKKYEKGEREPSPQSQVERVASAGAVAVPIHTSQQLPLFQLQKKYEENSVEKVHQQQQQQQSEQRKHVEAAQALHAAHQQPPPPPPNEHLHHPQMAHNIMFPLGQLRNEQPTAQQHQHGHNPHQQQQQHPHQQQQQGQQHHPPTIFGSTASERPPMSYENVGXVLSRLWEATCGAPRPATVSPTTADAHSC, via the exons ATG GATCGAGTGACCAAGCCGCAGAAGAAGATGCTCATCACACTGCTGCGGGAAACCAAGTACATGGAGGGCAAAAAGGAGAAGGAGTGGTATTGGGAGAAGATCCAAGCGGCCCTTAATACTATTGGTCCCAAGAAGACGATTATTCAGTGGAAAAAG TGCTGGCGCGATATGCGACTGACCACAAGGAAAAAGCTGGCGGAACTGAAGCGCTGTCAACTCTCTGGAGGATCTCCACCACCGGGGATCGAACTAAACCAGGAGGACAACGATATCATCGACATTGTGGGCACCGAGTACTTCTACGAGGAGATGAATGGTGAGCTCAAGGCGGAGAACTTCTTGACCGGCTTGGACTACGCCCCGGAGCATCTGTGCGATGCTATTCTCACGGCAGCAGTGGGCCATCACCAGCACAATATGCAGCACCAGAAGGATCCGCAATCGCATGCagggcaacagcagcagcaggatcatCACACCAACGATGGCGAAACCAATGATGCTCCTGGATCAAGCAATGGTGGCTCATATCAGGGACACCCAGTATCCCAGTTGCAGGCGCACAATGGCAGCGGTGGAGGAGGCGAGCATAGCGGCGGTGGTCAATCCCACTCCGGAATGCTCCAGCACCCTGCTTTTCACGGTGGCTTGCATCCACACCTGTTGAGGCGCCAGCATGGAAGTGGATCACTATCCAGAGAGTCGCCATTTGAGGAGAAGCTTCTGCAGTTCATGCAGGATGCATTTCCAAAAAAGAGCAAGAAGCGCAAGAACCGGGATCCCGACAAGCTGTTCCTCTTATCCCTGTACGAAGAGATCAAGAGAGTTCCGGAGGAGATACGCCTTGATGTAAAGTCCGAACTAATGCAGATACTGAAGAAGTATCAGAAGAAGTCGCCTGTCAAAGCGGAGAAGCCCGCGCCCTCCTCTACGTCAACCTCCTCAAAACTCAGCTCTAGCAGCAGTGGCAGTAGCACGGTGACTACTCACTTGTCCCACAGCATGTACCAGTTgcaaaagaaatacgaaaagGGCGAGCGTGAACCATCGCCTCAATCACAGGTAGAGCGAGTAGCATCTGCAGGCGCAGTTGCTGTGCCCATTCATACCTCCCAGCAGCTGCCTCTTTTCCAACTTCAGAAGAAGTACGAGGAGAACAGCGTGGAGAAGGttcatcagcagcaacagcaacagcaaagcGAGCAACGCAAGCATGTGGAGGCCGCTCAGGCCCTTCATGCTGCCCACCAGCAACCGCCTCCACCGCCACCCAATGAGCACCTGCACCACCCCCAGATGGCCCACAACATCATGTTTCCGCTGGGACAGCTTCGCAACGAGCAGCCGACCGCACAGCAACACCAGCATGGCCACAATCcccaccagcaacagcaacagcatccccaccagcagcagcaacagggaCAGCAACACCATCCGCCAACGATCTTCGGATCGACCGCCAGCGAACGGCCTCCAATGTCCTACGAAAATGTCGGATGAGTCCTGAGCCGTCTGTGGGAAGCCACTTGTGGAGCACCACGCCCTGCGACGGTGTCCCCCACGACGGCAGACGCGCACAGCTGTTAG
- the CG10205 gene encoding uncharacterized protein, isoform A gives MFANHRLMLFCFCLGALTWASLAIEESTDIEEDVISIANQTQKVIRVHPQDLPPKKDTTGSQMNSPFIQVQTLRPSTAFGSSQRQYVDSKQMRKRRPRPAKLLGGNVAASGEDATQPALKYELKAFPKQKLKQQKQLNLDARGAGELSAGRQVEQLKQVEVGGQVLPVQMTPGPYPIYYVVSKTNGRFGKFPIKSFQSPAEFAKYLVKSKAEPIGRDQRFEVIL, from the exons ATGTTCGCCAATCATCGGCTAATG ctcttctgcttctgcttggGTGCACTGACCTGGGCATCCCTCGCCATCGAAGAGTCCACGGACATTGAGGAGGATGTGATCAGCATAGCCAACCAAACGCAGAAGGTGATCCGCGTGCATCCGCAGGACCTACCGCCCAAGAAAGACACCACCGGCAGCCAAATGAACTCGCCCTTCATCCAGGTGCAAACACTGCGTCCGTCAACGGCATTCGGATCCAGTCAGCGGCAGTACGTGGACTCCAAGCAGATGCGAAAGAGGCGCCCTCGTCCCGCCAAGCTGCTGGGTGGAAATGTGGCCGCCAGTGGTGAAGATGCGACGCAGCCAGCCTTGAAATACGAACTAAAAGCCTTTCCCAAGCAGAAACTcaagcagcagaagcaactGAACTTGGACGCTAGGGGGGCTGGAGAGTTGTCCGCGGGGCGGCAGGTGGAGCAGTTGAAGCAGGTGGAGGTCGGAGGTCAAGTATTACCCGTCCAGATGACGCCGGGCCCCTATCCCATCTACTATGTGGTGTCCAAGACCAACGGACGCTTCGGCAAGTTCCCCATCAAGTCGTTCCAGTCGCCCGCGGAGTTCGCCAAATATCTGGTGAAGAGCAAAGCGGAGCCCATTGGCCGGGATCAGCGATTCGAGGTGATCTTGTGA
- the CG10205 gene encoding uncharacterized protein, isoform B, with amino-acid sequence MFANHRLMLFCFCLGALTWASLAIEESTDIEEDVISIANQTQKVIRVHPQDLPPKKDTTGSQMNSPFIQVQTLRPSTAFGSSQRQYVDSKQMRKRRPRPAKLLGGNVAASETQAAEATELGR; translated from the exons ATGTTCGCCAATCATCGGCTAATG ctcttctgcttctgcttggGTGCACTGACCTGGGCATCCCTCGCCATCGAAGAGTCCACGGACATTGAGGAGGATGTGATCAGCATAGCCAACCAAACGCAGAAGGTGATCCGCGTGCATCCGCAGGACCTACCGCCCAAGAAAGACACCACCGGCAGCCAAATGAACTCGCCCTTCATCCAGGTGCAAACACTGCGTCCGTCAACGGCATTCGGATCCAGTCAGCGGCAGTACGTGGACTCCAAGCAGATGCGAAAGAGGCGCCCTCGTCCCGCCAAGCTGCTGGGTGGAAATGTGGCCGCCAGTG AAACTcaagcagcagaagcaactGAACTTGGACGCTAG